One Candidatus Binatia bacterium DNA segment encodes these proteins:
- a CDS encoding enoyl-CoA hydratase/isomerase family protein: MSEYRYIEFECREDGVATLLWNRPDVKNAMLPEMTDEAGDALHRAAADPAVRALVLSGAGDAFSAGADLKNLARPDRLGRSAEEGRERGRHGTERVQQLLTFPKPTVGAIHGPVAGMACAWALGCDVLVASPDARFHLSWVRVGFVPDCGASWLLVRRVGVAQAKRLVLTGDPIDGEEACRLGLCEEVSAPGADVDRAIALAARIAEQPPLAVQNARRVLDFAAQSSFRDASEMESWMQGRLGETEDHKEAVRAFAEKRPPRFTGS; the protein is encoded by the coding sequence ATGAGCGAGTACCGCTACATCGAGTTCGAGTGTCGGGAGGACGGCGTCGCGACCCTGTTGTGGAACCGGCCGGACGTGAAGAACGCGATGCTGCCGGAAATGACCGACGAGGCCGGCGATGCCTTGCACCGCGCGGCGGCGGATCCGGCCGTCCGTGCTCTCGTTCTCTCCGGTGCCGGAGACGCGTTCTCGGCGGGCGCGGACTTGAAGAACCTCGCACGTCCCGACCGCCTCGGTCGCTCTGCCGAAGAAGGACGAGAGCGTGGCCGACACGGAACGGAGCGCGTGCAGCAGCTGCTCACGTTCCCGAAACCGACGGTCGGCGCCATCCACGGGCCGGTTGCCGGTATGGCGTGCGCGTGGGCGCTCGGGTGCGACGTTCTCGTCGCGTCGCCCGACGCTCGCTTTCATCTGAGCTGGGTCCGTGTCGGCTTCGTGCCGGACTGTGGCGCGAGCTGGCTGCTCGTCCGCCGCGTCGGCGTGGCGCAGGCGAAGCGACTCGTTCTGACCGGAGATCCGATCGACGGCGAGGAGGCGTGCCGCCTCGGGCTCTGCGAAGAAGTCAGCGCGCCGGGAGCGGATGTCGACCGGGCGATCGCGCTCGCCGCGCGGATCGCGGAGCAACCCCCGCTCGCAGTTCAGAACGCGCGACGCGTACTCGATTTCGCCGCCCAATCGAGCTTTCGCGATGCCAGCGAAATGGAGTCGTGGATGCAGGGCAGGCTCGGGGAGACCGAGGATCACAAGGAAGCTGTGCGGGCCTTCGCCGAGAAGCGCCCGCCGCGCTTCACCGGCTCATGA
- a CDS encoding class I adenylate-forming enzyme family protein produces the protein MIAAPPEGVRTLVDLIIRGAERFGDREAVVFGDTRWSYDDLARETGRVAHGLLNLGLRPGERVGVLLPNWPEFFACVFGIQAAGGTAVCLNTMAAEAELRQHVERTELVRILYTPRFLKHDYVARLDAVAQSLDSKDRLTGRIAVARAEEAPPPGSLAYDRLGRDWDGGAAALRALDRSAASEPAAIFFTSGSTAEPKAVVHAHRALVHQAYVAGDAFGVTSEDRAWGSLPLFFTGGFVVIGLLQLAAGGAVVLQDHFDAGTALDLMERERITFYAGWQQAPALCDHESFGRRRLDLRKGMYADSPVAERLLARGHVSIQGYGLSETATTVCTARWDDPPDVRTRGFGRPLPGVEIAIVDVETGERRPEGEIGEVRLRGPSLMLGYLGVAREESFDSSGYFRTGDLGRIDESGTLCFEGRLKDVIKTAGVNVAAAEIEAFLGGVAGVRAAYVVPVAHSARGQNVGAFVVMSPEAPLDVPRLLARCREGLASYKVPRHVFELSADSVPRTGTLKVDKPQLRKQADEWADGPRDLIPAGSV, from the coding sequence ATGATCGCCGCGCCCCCCGAGGGCGTACGAACGCTCGTCGACCTGATCATCCGCGGCGCCGAGCGGTTCGGAGACCGCGAGGCCGTGGTCTTCGGCGACACCCGGTGGAGCTACGACGATCTGGCGCGGGAGACCGGGCGCGTGGCGCACGGCCTGCTCAATCTGGGTCTACGGCCGGGCGAGCGCGTCGGTGTTCTGCTTCCGAATTGGCCCGAGTTCTTTGCCTGTGTGTTCGGAATCCAGGCCGCCGGGGGCACGGCGGTGTGTCTCAACACGATGGCCGCCGAGGCTGAGCTTCGGCAGCACGTCGAGCGGACGGAGCTCGTCCGCATCCTCTACACGCCTCGGTTCCTGAAACACGACTACGTGGCCCGGCTCGATGCGGTCGCTCAGAGCCTCGATTCCAAGGACCGGCTCACGGGCCGCATCGCAGTGGCCCGCGCCGAAGAAGCGCCGCCACCCGGCTCTTTAGCGTACGACCGGCTGGGTCGGGACTGGGACGGAGGTGCTGCGGCCCTTCGCGCACTCGACCGGTCTGCGGCCTCGGAGCCGGCTGCGATCTTCTTCACCTCGGGCTCCACCGCCGAGCCCAAGGCCGTCGTGCACGCGCACCGGGCGCTCGTCCATCAGGCGTACGTCGCCGGAGATGCGTTCGGCGTGACCTCGGAGGACCGCGCGTGGGGCTCGCTGCCCCTGTTCTTCACCGGCGGATTCGTGGTCATCGGCCTCTTGCAACTCGCCGCGGGTGGCGCGGTCGTCCTGCAAGACCACTTCGATGCCGGCACGGCGCTCGACCTTATGGAGCGCGAACGCATCACCTTCTACGCCGGATGGCAGCAGGCTCCTGCGCTCTGTGACCATGAGAGCTTCGGCCGGCGTCGACTCGATCTACGCAAAGGCATGTACGCCGACTCGCCGGTCGCCGAACGACTCCTCGCGAGAGGACACGTTTCGATTCAGGGCTATGGGCTCAGCGAGACCGCGACGACCGTCTGCACCGCTCGCTGGGACGATCCGCCGGACGTACGAACCCGCGGCTTCGGGCGCCCATTGCCCGGCGTGGAGATCGCGATCGTCGACGTCGAAACGGGCGAGCGCAGACCGGAGGGCGAGATCGGCGAAGTACGGCTGCGTGGGCCCTCGCTGATGCTCGGCTACCTGGGCGTCGCGCGGGAAGAGAGCTTCGATTCGAGCGGCTATTTCCGAACAGGCGACCTCGGCCGAATCGATGAGAGTGGAACCCTTTGTTTCGAGGGGAGGTTGAAGGACGTCATCAAGACCGCGGGCGTCAACGTGGCTGCCGCCGAGATCGAAGCCTTTCTGGGTGGAGTGGCGGGCGTCCGGGCGGCCTACGTCGTGCCGGTCGCGCACTCGGCGCGCGGACAGAACGTCGGGGCCTTCGTTGTGATGTCGCCGGAGGCCCCGCTCGACGTGCCCCGACTACTGGCCCGGTGCCGCGAGGGACTCGCGTCCTACAAGGTCCCGCGTCACGTCTTCGAGTTGAGCGCGGACAGCGTGCCGCGCACGGGCACGCTCAAGGTCGACAAGCCTCAGCTTCGCAAGCAGGCCGACGAGTGGGCGGACGGCCCGCGCGACCTGATTCCCGCCGGCTCCGTTTGA
- a CDS encoding AI-2E family transporter: protein MVEAPQRGEDNLADLRIQTVCLLLIATVVAAVALFWLKSVMIPFVLALLIALGLAPLVDGQIRWLRFPKWLAVFVTFLLSMGLLLLMVSVVTGAVTQLAANAGAYQERLSQLLHWAADTVPLERFGLSRTAVLQPLSKLPMGTVSGILLGTTNAILDLMSQAMLVTLFLVFLLIGFSGRGDDGPTGIWAEMEARVKGFILTKTLISAVTGILVGLTLQILGIELALAFGFFAFLLNFIPTLGSLISTALPVPIVLMNPEISLTVAVLAIVIPGSVHFLIGNVVEPLVMGDSLELHPVTVLLSLMIWGAIWGIVGMLLATPIMAVLKILSDQNDATRPIARLLAGRRGP, encoded by the coding sequence ATGGTTGAGGCACCGCAGCGAGGAGAGGACAACCTCGCCGATCTTCGGATCCAAACCGTCTGCCTTCTGCTCATCGCAACGGTCGTCGCGGCCGTGGCCCTGTTCTGGCTGAAGTCGGTGATGATCCCGTTCGTCCTCGCGCTCTTGATCGCGCTCGGGCTCGCCCCGCTGGTCGATGGGCAGATCCGTTGGTTGCGGTTTCCGAAATGGCTGGCCGTCTTCGTGACCTTCCTGCTGTCGATGGGGCTCCTGCTGCTGATGGTGTCCGTCGTGACCGGCGCCGTGACGCAGCTCGCTGCGAACGCCGGGGCTTACCAGGAACGACTCTCCCAGCTCCTCCATTGGGCCGCCGACACGGTCCCGCTCGAACGCTTCGGCCTCTCGCGGACCGCAGTGCTCCAGCCATTGTCGAAACTGCCGATGGGCACGGTGAGCGGGATCCTCCTCGGGACGACGAACGCGATCCTGGACCTGATGTCCCAGGCGATGTTGGTCACGCTCTTCCTCGTGTTCCTGCTGATCGGCTTCAGCGGCCGCGGCGACGACGGCCCGACGGGCATCTGGGCGGAGATGGAAGCCCGCGTGAAGGGCTTCATCCTCACGAAGACGCTCATCTCCGCGGTGACCGGAATCCTGGTCGGCTTGACGCTTCAGATTCTCGGCATCGAGCTTGCGCTCGCGTTCGGCTTCTTCGCCTTCTTGCTGAACTTCATTCCCACCCTCGGGTCGCTCATCTCGACCGCGCTGCCGGTGCCGATCGTGCTGATGAATCCCGAGATCTCGCTCACCGTGGCGGTTCTCGCGATCGTAATCCCCGGCTCCGTCCACTTCCTGATCGGCAACGTCGTCGAACCCCTCGTCATGGGTGACTCTCTGGAGTTGCACCCTGTGACGGTCCTGCTCTCGTTGATGATCTGGGGAGCCATCTGGGGGATCGTGGGGATGCTCCTCGCGACGCCGATCATGGCGGTCCTGAAGATCCTAAGTGACCAGAACGACGCGACGCGGCCGATCGCCCGCCTGCTCGCCGGTCGAAGAGGTCCGTAG
- a CDS encoding alpha/beta hydrolase, with protein sequence MDAVDSHVVEADGLRLHVTSYGGPPTTPPLMLMHGGMAHGAWCAPLARELRSDFRPFALDRRGHGKSDWADVAHYGWAEDLADAERVSAELDDGPWVLVGHSQGGLLSVHLALRAKIPLRALVVLDSPFQPRAPALVRAGKSFRRMPQLRYPSMAVAVRRFQPYPTPHVVPDDILSEIAHESFKPSGDGGFVSRFHWERFQAVDGSTHPLHSFPEDVGRVPVPTLVVRGGESTILSADDHAAFVERLPQGRGVEIPEVTHSLHVERPGDVAAEIAAFVAAL encoded by the coding sequence ATGGACGCTGTAGACTCGCACGTCGTCGAGGCCGACGGCCTGCGGTTGCACGTGACCTCGTACGGCGGCCCGCCCACAACGCCTCCGTTGATGCTCATGCACGGCGGCATGGCGCACGGGGCCTGGTGCGCCCCGCTTGCCCGTGAGCTGCGTTCCGACTTCCGACCGTTTGCCTTGGATCGGCGCGGCCACGGGAAGAGCGATTGGGCGGACGTCGCTCACTACGGATGGGCCGAAGATCTCGCAGACGCGGAGCGCGTCAGCGCGGAGCTCGACGACGGCCCGTGGGTCCTGGTCGGACATTCGCAGGGCGGCCTCTTGTCGGTGCATCTGGCTCTTCGCGCGAAGATCCCGCTTCGCGCCCTCGTCGTTCTGGACTCCCCGTTCCAGCCGCGTGCGCCTGCGCTCGTACGTGCCGGGAAGAGCTTCCGCCGGATGCCACAGCTTCGGTACCCATCGATGGCCGTGGCCGTGCGACGCTTTCAGCCCTACCCCACGCCGCACGTCGTCCCCGACGACATCTTGAGCGAGATCGCACACGAGAGCTTCAAGCCGAGCGGCGATGGCGGATTCGTTTCGCGGTTCCACTGGGAGCGCTTTCAGGCGGTCGACGGCTCGACCCATCCGCTGCACAGCTTCCCGGAGGACGTCGGACGGGTTCCCGTCCCGACTCTCGTCGTGCGCGGTGGCGAGTCGACGATTCTCTCCGCCGACGATCACGCCGCGTTCGTGGAGCGGCTACCGCAGGGCCGAGGCGTCGAGATCCCGGAAGTGACCCACAGCCTGCACGTCGAACGACCCGGAGACGTGGCCGCGGAAATCGCGGCGTTCGTCGCGGCGCTCTAG
- a CDS encoding rhodanese-like domain-containing protein has protein sequence MVREIGVEALRDLLAGGKTPTILDVREPDETQLAPFVGALEIPMGEIPARLEELGREDEIVVLCHHGIRSGRVAGYLEQQGFSHISNLTGGIDSWSLFIDPEIPRY, from the coding sequence ATGGTCAGAGAGATCGGAGTAGAGGCGCTGCGGGATCTGCTCGCAGGCGGGAAGACGCCGACGATTCTCGACGTTCGCGAGCCGGACGAGACGCAGCTCGCGCCATTCGTCGGTGCCCTCGAGATTCCGATGGGTGAAATTCCCGCCCGCCTCGAAGAGCTCGGTCGCGAAGACGAGATCGTGGTCCTGTGCCATCACGGCATTCGAAGCGGACGGGTCGCCGGCTACCTCGAACAGCAGGGCTTTTCGCACATCTCGAACCTGACCGGCGGTATCGACTCCTGGTCACTGTTCATCGATCCGGAAATTCCGCGCTACTAG